The Paenibacillus mucilaginosus 3016 genome includes the window TACGGGGCGCAGTGGCCGATGAAGCAGTGGGGAGAGGTGCTCGTCACGATGATGAGCGGCCGGGGCAGCTACCTGGACTCGATGATCACAACCGACGAGCCGTTCCGCACGGACAATGAGTTCGGACGGTCGCTTACCATTCTGCGGACGCTGATGGGCAGGGGGTATGTGGAAGCGGACCTGCAGAGCAACCGGTGGGAGGCATCCAAAGGCGAATTCGCCCAAGGGAACGTGGGCATGTTCTTCATGGGAAACTGGATGATCCGGCAGCTGGAGCAGGCGGGTACCGCCCCGCAGGATATCGGGTACATTCCGTTTCCTTATGACAACAGCGGCACCTACCATGCGCTGATGAATACGGACTGGTTCTATGCCGTGAGCAAGAACAGCAGGAACAAGGAAGCGGCGAAGGCGTGGATCCGCTTCATGATCGAGGAATCGGGCTATGCCGAGCTCTCCGGCTTCATTCCGCCGCAGAAGAAGCGGAGGCCCGAGCTTCCGCAGCTCGAGGAGTTCTTCTCTTACGGGCCTGCCGTATTCGAGAATGCGCCGTCCTCGCCGCTGTGGTATGCGATCGGCAACAAGGCGAAGATCGACTTCTACCGGGGAGAATATCTGCAGCGGGCGGCTGTCGCAGAGAGTCTGCCGGAAGCCTTCGCGAAGCTGAACGCGAGCTGGAAGGCCAACCGGCTCCGGGTGCTGGAAGCCCGATCCGGCGGAAGGTAAGCAGGGCCTGTGTAAATGAGATCCTGAAGCAAGCTGACGTCGAGGGGCGTCGGCTTTTTTAATGTATAAGAATTTATATCCCGCCAAGATCCATTCGGTCCTGTCATCTTATATTTCTTATAACGCGCATCGTCCTTACAGGAAGGCGAAGCCGTTTATCTTGACCTTACAGCATTTATAAAATTATTCTGCCGGCGCGCAAGCCGTCTATGGAAATTAGCGGAAGTACAGTGCGCTATTCCCACTTTTCGAGGGTACCCACCAGGATTAAAGGAACTCCGATGCGCTATTGTAGGGATGGGCGCGGTTTCCGGACACGTTTTCACCCTATAATGCATCTGAGTTCCTCTATGTTCGGGGAAATGCCGGCAAAACCCTCAATAAGATACCTCACTTCCGCTATTTTTAAAATGAACGCTCCGGCGCCGTGCCGAAACGATCGGTCACCGGAGGCGGAGGCTGAACCGCATACCTTCCGGCACGAACTGCAGGTCTCGGATCGCGGCCGCCTGAGGCCAATGGCGGATCAGCTCCGCCTGCGGCGGCTTCAACCTGAGACCATCCGTCCGGCTGGTGTACTCCCCGGACCTCTGTCCCCGTATGGGCTGCGGCGAAAGTGAAATAGGGATCCCGCCAGATAAGGTTGAAAAACAGCCGGCCCGCCGCCACCCAGCGTTCCCGGCAAAGCAGCGGCACATCCTATATCTCTTATAAACGCGCATCGTCCTTACATCAAGGCGAAGCCGTTTATCTTGTTTGCATGGAAATGAAGCGTCTTCGGATGGGAAAGAGGAAAGAACATTTGCTGCATATAGGCATATGCTGGGGGTGTTGTTACTATCCTGCGAAGGGAATGACTCCTGATGTATTACGTTGTTCATCCTCCGGATTCATATTTCGCCTATGTCAGCAGATCCCGTTATCACTTCGAGTGGATGCTAAGACATCCGTTCTATTCCGCGTATCCGACTGTACCCCATGGCTGGCGGCAGGGAAATCACTTAAGCAATGAAAACGCTCCGGCTGCCGGCTCCTTCCGTCAAGAAGTCATCAAAGACTACGGGCCAGGGCCGTTTGTGGTGAATATCGAAATGGTTACGAAGATGAACGCCGCTTACCGAACCGCCTTGTGGACGGGAGAGCATCTGCAGGTGACCTTGATGATGATCCCTGTCGGAGAGGACATCGGGCTGGAAGTTCATCCCCATACGGATCAATTCCTGCGGATTGAAGAAGGGGAAGGTCTTGTTCAAATGGGGGACAGCAAAGAAAAGCTGGATTATGAGGCCCGTGTTTACGATAACTACGCCATCATGGTGCCTGCGGGAAAGTGGCACAATGTCACGAATAAGGGGGACAAACCGCTTCAGCTGTATGCGATCTATGCGCCGCCCCAGCATCCGACGGGTACGGTTCATGCAACCAAAGCGGCGGCCATGGCTTCCGAGGGAGGCCGCTGACGTTCTCACGGGGCCTGCACGGGAGAAACCGCCGCCGCTGCGGCTTGTCCCGTGCTGTTCGCTGAAGCCCCAAAAGCCCCGAGGGGATGCTCACTCTTCGGTGGAGGGAGCTTCCTGCGGGGCAAAAGGTTATTAGGTTAATTCGAAGCCTACACGCTCGTCAGCTGCAGATTCTTATCGATAAGTGCGATCCGCTGCTGCACGCAGGCGTAGGAGCGGAGCGGGTCCTCCGGCGTGTTCAGCACGTAATCGAGCAGCTGGTCCACCGTTGTGGTGGCCACATGGCAGCGGGTATCCGAGGAGGCGTAGTACAGGAACACGTCGCCGTTCTCGCGTGCGATGACCCCGTTGCAGAAGACCACGTTCGACACGTCGCCGACCCGCTCTTCGCCTTCCGGGGCGATCAGGTGGCCGCCCGGCGCGTGCGTGAGCTTCTGCGGCTCGTTCAGGTCGGTCAGGAAGGCGTACAGCACGTAGCGAAGGCCTGCCGCGGTGTTGCGCACGCCGTGGGCGATGTGCAGCCAGCCCTTCGCTGTCTTGATCGGAGCCGGTCCCTGGCCGTTCTTCACTTCCTTGATCGTGTGGTACTGGCGGTGGTCGATGATCACTTCGTTCTCGATGGAGGCATTCTCCATGGAGGCGGACAAGCCCCAGCCGATCCCGCCGCCGGAACCCGTATCGATGAAGCCGTCCTGCGGACGCGTGTAGAACGCGTACTGGCCGTCCACGAATTCGGGGTGAAGCACCACATTGCGCTGCTGGTTGGACTTCGTCTTGAGATCGGCGAGGCGCTCCCACGAACGCAGGTCCTTCGTGCGGACGATCCCGCACTGGGCGACGGCGCTGGAGAGATCTCCCGGAGGCGCAGCCGGGTCTTTGCGCTCCGTGCAGAAGAGGCCGTAGATCCAGCCGTCCTCATGCTTCACGAGACGCATATCGTAGACGTTGACGTCCGGTTCTTCCGTCTCCGGCAGCACGACCGGGTGATCCCAGAAGCGGAAGCCGTCCGTTCCGTTCGCACTCTCGGCAATCGCGAAGAACGACTTGCGGTCGTTGCCTTCTACGCGAGCCACGAGGTAGAAGCGGCCGTTCAGCTCGATCGCGCCCGGGTTGAACGCGGCGTTGATGCCGAGACGTTCCATGAAGAACGGGTTCGTCTCGGGATTGAAGTCGTACTTCCAGACCAGCGGTGCATGCTGGGCGGTCAGAACCGGATACCGGTAGCGGTCATAGATACCGTTGCCGAGCGGCAGCTTCTCGTTCCTGCGGCTGATCAGCGCCTCGTATTCGGCTTCCAGGGCTTGTTTGCGTTGTTCAAAAAGGGAACTCATGGATGGTCTCCTCCGTTATGGTATAAGAATGGGATGGATAGGGATGATGAAGCCGCCCTTAGTGGGCTTGATGAAGACGCTCGATGATCTCGAAGCAGGCTCTGCCATTATGATAAGGGCATTTCCAGGCGCTGACCTTGGACTGCGCCGTGAGCGGCTTGCGGTCCCGGGTGACGCCCCA containing:
- a CDS encoding ABC transporter substrate-binding protein — its product is MRKAILFVTILLLLSACTTAGGAQHPPDKQEAEAGSGAEAKVSGRLTVSTHRVDLVEDGTFDRYADAFQKRYPEVQEVVFEPIVNYERDIRVRLTTGDAGDVLLIPGNIAQVNLGDFFENLNDTAEGLGELYFKYYKSYLGNVYGIVSGVSTEGIIYNKKAFARAGITAPPRTLEELYAACEKLKRAGITPFYINYGAQWPMKQWGEVLVTMMSGRGSYLDSMITTDEPFRTDNEFGRSLTILRTLMGRGYVEADLQSNRWEASKGEFAQGNVGMFFMGNWMIRQLEQAGTAPQDIGYIPFPYDNSGTYHALMNTDWFYAVSKNSRNKEAAKAWIRFMIEESGYAELSGFIPPQKKRRPELPQLEEFFSYGPAVFENAPSSPLWYAIGNKAKIDFYRGEYLQRAAVAESLPEAFAKLNASWKANRLRVLEARSGGR
- a CDS encoding cupin domain-containing protein codes for the protein MYYVVHPPDSYFAYVSRSRYHFEWMLRHPFYSAYPTVPHGWRQGNHLSNENAPAAGSFRQEVIKDYGPGPFVVNIEMVTKMNAAYRTALWTGEHLQVTLMMIPVGEDIGLEVHPHTDQFLRIEEGEGLVQMGDSKEKLDYEARVYDNYAIMVPAGKWHNVTNKGDKPLQLYAIYAPPQHPTGTVHATKAAAMASEGGR
- a CDS encoding glycosidase, producing MSSLFEQRKQALEAEYEALISRRNEKLPLGNGIYDRYRYPVLTAQHAPLVWKYDFNPETNPFFMERLGINAAFNPGAIELNGRFYLVARVEGNDRKSFFAIAESANGTDGFRFWDHPVVLPETEEPDVNVYDMRLVKHEDGWIYGLFCTERKDPAAPPGDLSSAVAQCGIVRTKDLRSWERLADLKTKSNQQRNVVLHPEFVDGQYAFYTRPQDGFIDTGSGGGIGWGLSASMENASIENEVIIDHRQYHTIKEVKNGQGPAPIKTAKGWLHIAHGVRNTAAGLRYVLYAFLTDLNEPQKLTHAPGGHLIAPEGEERVGDVSNVVFCNGVIARENGDVFLYYASSDTRCHVATTTVDQLLDYVLNTPEDPLRSYACVQQRIALIDKNLQLTSV